The following are encoded in a window of bacterium genomic DNA:
- a CDS encoding GxxExxY protein: KLGLLINFNVLRLKEGIKRVVNNL, translated from the coding sequence TAAATTAGGATTGCTTATAAATTTCAATGTATTAAGACTCAAGGAAGGAATTAAAAGGGTGGTGAACAACCTATAA
- the rbfA gene encoding 30S ribosome-binding factor RbfA has product MESFRTAKVGALIKEEISDIITRKIKDPRIGFVTITDVEVSKDLQVAKVFVSIYGDDESKRNTLEGLTNARRFIHNELRKRMRIKFIPEIIFKIDTSIEYGMHINELLQELKEKG; this is encoded by the coding sequence ATGGAAAGTTTTCGAACAGCAAAAGTTGGGGCTTTAATTAAAGAAGAAATTAGTGATATAATTACCCGGAAAATAAAAGACCCACGCATTGGATTTGTAACAATCACGGATGTTGAAGTATCAAAAGACCTTCAGGTAGCAAAGGTATTTGTGAGTATCTATGGTGATGATGAGTCGAAAAGGAACACATTAGAAGGATTAACAAATGCCCGTAGATTTATTCATAATGAATTACGAAAACGGATGAGGATTAAATTTATCCCGGAGATTATCTTTAAAATTGATACCTCGATTGAATATGGAATGCACATCAATGAGTTACTACAAGAACTAAAAGAGAAAGGATAA